Below is a genomic region from Lutra lutra chromosome 18, mLutLut1.2, whole genome shotgun sequence.
AAAGAGGGACGCGAGGATCCGAAAGAGGGTGTGCGTTGGAGCTTCCGACAATGAATGGGTGACAGACTGGGAGTGCGTGCGTCCCCTTGAACCAAGGGTGCCTGTGAACAGGAGACTCTGGGGTGTCCCAGAGGCGTGTGGTCTCGGGAGAGGGTCACGTATCACTCCCATTTAGGGTCTGTCTGTCCACCAGCGTGAGCTGTCCTCCTCCACACACCCCTAGAACATGCACGGACcttgagagggggaggggaggggagaagcgtGCCGGGACACCAAGGGTCCCGGGGCAGTggattggtggtggtggtgggggggggggattggcGTGGGAGGCGTCTGGACCTGCTGCCTCCGCTCCAGTCTCGGGCGGGGCTTCCCGGCCTCGGGGGAtgcggtggggagggagggactcAAGGGGGAGGGACCCACAGAGGGACGCGAGGGGGGCAGGAGCCAGTGTGTTAGAGACCTGAGTgagggaggctcagagagcaaGGCGCAGCGGGAGGGGGCGGGCGTGGAAGCCGAGGCAAGACCGAGAGCACTGAGGGGCAGTGACGGAGACGGCTCCTGGTCAGAGAACCCAGGAGATACCCCCAGTAGGGACACAGGGGCAAAGAGACACCTCCAGGGGCGGAAACCCGCGGGGAGTGACCGCCCTAGACGGAGAGCGCCTCCCAGAGTGGGACGAGAACAGACGGTCAGAGGACAACGCCCCCCCAGGTCGCCTGGAAGACCCCGGAGCGACCCCGGGGGCGGCATGGACCGTGCATTGGCCAGTGCAACCTCTCTTTGGTTGGGGGTGATGGACACACGGCCCCCGTGgggcctcctccttctcctcctcttcctcccgcTGCTGCCGCCACGCGGGgcctccgcggggagcctgcacAGCCCAGGTGAGTTTTGGCCCAACTCTGAGCCGTGGTCACCATTTTGTCCTCCACCTTCACGCCTAAGACCCGGGTCCAGAGGCTgaggagggagcagagcaggTGGCAGGGGCAGCTGAACAGCGCCAGGGCCCCGCAGGCGCCGAGGGCGCTGTCTGGGCAGCCGGGGACAGGCGGGTGGCTGGGCAGTtggagtgggggggggcggtgaagATGCGGGCGAAGGTCCGGACCCCCCCAGTCCCCGCGGTCGTCGTGCAGGCTTGTCCGAGTGCTTCCAGGTGAATGGCGCAGACTACCGCGGCCACCAGAACCGGACGGGGCCGCGCGGGGCGGGCCGCCCGTGCCTCTTCTGGGACCAGACGCAGCAGCACAGCTACAGCAGCGCCAGCGACCCCCAAGGCCGCTGGGGACTGGGCCCGCACAACTTCTGCCGGTGAGGGCGGGGCCTgcgccgggggcggggctgcGCGCCGCTGAGCCGGCGTTGGCCGGGGGAGTTGTAGGGGAATTGGAGAGCTCTGCTGGGCGGATACAAAGTCCACCCGGAGGGGCTGGGAGCGGAGTCTAGGCGAGGGACGAGGCCCAGCCAccctgggggcggggctggaCGCTCAGAACACTGTCGCGCATGGAACCCGCCTTAGATGCCCAAACTCTGCCCTCTCAGGTCGGGTCTGGGCATTCAAAGAGGCCGCCCGGGCGGGATCCAGtcgggggtcggggtgggggggcgagcCCTGGAGGGAGGGGCCGGGTCCTCCCCTTACAACTGATTTGAGGGGCTCTACTCGTTATGGAGGGGTTGGGTGTTCAGAGCCACAACTGATGTCTGGACCTGCGCAGGAGGACACCACAAAGCTCAGGGTTCAGCACTTTTGCTCTAAAGCAGGGtcccaaggcaagggaagtgGCTGAGGCCCAAGGCAGAGTTGGGGACAACATGTCTGGTGGCCTCAAAGTTCTTATGTATAAGGTCACGTCCTAGCAACAGCTGAAGCCCAAAATATGCCCTCAGGGCCCCTTTAAGGACTTCCCACCCAACCCTTTGGAAGTCCCAAAGCACGTGGGACAAACCAGAATTTGTGCGACAACGAAGAGGAACACACAAATTCTAACACACGCGGTGGCCATTTTGCGGATAGGctgtggggtggggcctgggactTGCAGcctttggggggggggctggatCGGGACCACTTGTCCTCCACGGGCAGGAACCCCGACGGAGACGTGCAGCCCTGGTGCTACGTAGCCGAGACAGAGGAGGGGATCTACTGGCGTTACTGTGACATCCCCACGTGCCACAGTGAGTGGGCCCGGTTGGACAAGGGTGGGAACGCTGGGCTGCCTGAGTAGAGTTCTCTTCTGGGGGCACCCGACAAAGCCTGACTCGGCTGCCCCCTCAGTGCCTGGATACCTGGGTTGCTTCGTGGATTCGGGGGCACCCCCCGCCCTCAGTGGCCCCAGCGGCACCTCAACGAAGCTCACGGTCCAGGTGTGCCTTCGCTTCTGCCGCATGAAGGGCTACCAGGTActgctcccacctcccgcccAGAACGGCACCCTGAACTTGTCCTCAGCACCAAATCAACTCCCAACCCTGACGTCAAACCCTGACACTGATTTTGGAACCTCAGGTCCGATTCCCACTTGCGACCCAGACCCTAGGTTCCCactacccctcccctgccccaaccaCTGCCTCTGGGGTCACCCAGTCTGTGCTCCCAGCTGGCGGGCGTGGAGGCTGGCTATGCCTGCTTCTGTGGCTCTGAAAGCGACCTGGACCGGGGACGCCCGGCCCCAGCTACCGACTGTGACCAGATTTGCTTCGGCCACCCGGGCCAGCTGTGCGGAGGCGATGGGCGTCTGGGTATCTACGAAGGTGAGGAGTGAGCCGGGAAGAGAGTCCTGGGGGAGCGCCGGAGTCAGGGTTAGACCGGGGAGCGCGATGCTCTCATAGGGGGTGGGATCTGAGACGCGCAGAAGTGGGGACCCGGCCGAAGCTGGGGGTCAAAGGCCGGGCCTGGGTTGAGGGTGGGGCTTGAGGAGGGGAGTCACGGTCCACGGAAGGAGTGGGACCCGGCTCAGGTGGCAGGGGGACAGATCTGGGGTCGAGGCCCCGCGGGGGAGAAGGACCCTGGCCCCGGGATTCTGACTGCCGGCCCCGCCCACAGTGTCCGTGGGCTCCTGCCAGGGCAACTGGACGGCTCCTCAGGGCGTCGTCTACTCCCCGGACTTCCCGGACGAGTACGGGCCGGACCGGAACTGCAGCTGGGCGCTGAGCCCGCCGGGCGCGGCGCTGGAGCTCACCTTCCGCCTCTTCGAGCTGGCCGACCCGCGCGATCGGCTGGAGCTGCGCGACGCCGCCTCCGGCAGCCTGCTCCGCGCTTTCGACGGCGCCCGCCCGCCACCGCCCGGGCCGCTGCGCCTGCGCGCCGCCGAGCTGCTGCTCACCTTTCGCAGCGACGCGCGCGGCCACGCGCAGGGCTTCGCGCTCACCTACCGCGGTGAGCGCCCGCCTGGTcgcgcccccgcccgccgccccgccgccccgcctcACACTTCTCTCCGCAGGGCTGCAGGACGCCGCTGACGACCCGGAGCCCAAGGGCTCGGCGCAGACCCCCGCGGCGCCCCCCGACTGGGCTAACGTCAGCTGCAGTCCCCGGCCCGGGGCTCCGGAGGCCGCGATGGGAGGTGAGGCGGGCGTGCGAGGCGGGAGGAGTTCGGGGAGCCGCCCTTTCCAAACCGCGTCCTCACAGCGCGGTGCGCCCGCAGCCCGGGTCTTCTCCACGGTGACGGCCATCTcggtgttgctgctgctgctcctgtcGTTGCTGCGTCTGCTTCGCCGACGGTGCGCcccctggggcagggcctgaggGCGGACGCCTTGGTGGCCCCGGGGAGGGGGACCCTGCTGGGAAGCTGGGGCCTCCAAGGGGAACAGGGCTGGGAGGAAATCCTGGGTTCTTGAGGGCCGAAGCCTTGCGTCCACACAGGGAATCGCGCGTGGGATCGCAGGTGAAGCAGGACGCTGGAGGTAAGATTGGTTGAGGGCTCGGCTGACGTCTGCTCCCTCTCTAGGAGCTGTCTGCTGGCTCCGGGAAAAGGTCCCCCAGCGTTGGGGCCTTCCCGGGGCCCCGGGAGAAGCTGGGCTGTGTGGTACCGCCGGCCTCGAGGggtggccctgccctgccctcccggCGACTCTCAGGCTGTGGGTCTAGCTGCGAGTTACCGGCCCCTGAGCGCCTCCAGCCAGAGTTCGCTGCGCTCGCTCATCTCTGCTCTCTGACTCGGGAACCCCAGGGTCCACTGGACCCTCTGCCAGAGGGATGGACACCTGAGACTTCATGCCAACTCTACGTTGACCTTCTGCCCCTGTAAGGGCAGCTCGATCCCTGGTCATCCGGTGGAGGCCAGACATTGGACAGGAAGCATCTAATGCTATTGAGAACTTGGTCTGACCCTCGGGGTACAGGTGGTTGAGGCCAAAGGGCAAGAGGAATCCCAGCTTCCTTTCCTCATGAACCTTGATATGGGGGTGTCTGATTTCAGGTTGCTTTGAGAGCCTCTTGGTGGTGGTCCTGGACTGCTGCCCTAAGGGAAGTGTGAGAGGTCAAGAAAAGTAGTCAAAAGACCAACTATAGACTTTGAATAAAGGACCTATTTTGGTACAGTTCTGCAAGTTCCTGCTTGATGGGAGGGGTTATGTTAATGAGGGTATCGGAGCCAGGGTTGGGTGGGTCCATGCAAATTAAGGTCGGTCCCCGCAAGGAGTGATTTGGAGGCGCCTGTAATGCTGAAGACCGAGGAACCGCGGAGGCGAAAGGATGGGTGGGCGGGGTCCTGGAGaccgggaggaggaggaagccggTTGTGGGGGTTAAGCCGGAGAAGGGGCGCATTCCTGGACCCACTTTAGGATGAACCCCGGCAGGGACCGACCTTTCTCCTTTGGCCTCCcgccctctctcttccccccgtTTCCTGTATTTTCTGGGTGGAGCTGAAGGTGTCCCCAGTGGGCAATAACAGGGAGCGAGTTTGACCGAGCCCAAGCTATAGGGAGCCTGGCCAGAAGGGTAGGGCATCACCCGAGGGTGCTGGGTGCGTCAGACACACCTGTAGAGACCTGGGCATCTCAGCGCGGCTTGCTGCGCTCTGGCAGAGTCGGCAGGGTGGAGAGCTCGCCCGTGGAGTAGGGACGCGCCGGGTCTAGACCTTACTGGTCCGAAGGTCCGGGGCCGGCAGCACCTTGGACAGAGCCCGGGTGAGGGGTGGAGCTGGGTGAGGGTGAGTGAGAGGGTGAGGGCCCAAGGGTGCCTCGATCTGGGGGGTCGCGCGGAAAGCCTGGGTGCGCAAGGTAGACTCAGGCGCCGGGGCCTCTCCAGCAGAGCCACCCGGACCCAGAACTCCGGATGCCTCGCCCACAGCTACCCCATGCAAATAAATCTGGGACCGCAAATATTATGCTAATTAAAGGAAAGTCTGGGCGGGCGTGGGCGGGGCCTCCCCAACCAGCCGCGCCCATTGGCCCTCGCAGGGCTTACGTCACGAGCACCGCGCGCGAAACGCTGGCGGGATGGCGGGGGCGAGCAGCTGGGGCGGAGTCTGGCGTCCCCACCAGCGTCCGGCCGCGCCCGTCCTCCAGGCTGAGCGGAGACGACcggcagccgccgccgccgccaccgccacgAGCTGTCCCTGCGGCTCGCCTGCCCCGGCAGGGCCGGCCGCACTGCGCTCCGGCGCCCCGCGCGTCCCCGGCCTCGGCCCCGGCGTGGGGGCGCCGGGCCCGCGCGTGCGCAGCGCGGGAGGGGGGCGCGGGCCGGGACCCCCAGCCGGCGCGTGCGCGAACGGAGCCTGGGCGGCTGGCGGGCGTCGGGATGAGTCTCCGCGCGCTGTGGCACCACTAAGGAGGAGGCCGGGGGCCGAAGGGAGCGCGGACCACCCGCGCCGGGCCGGGCCATGGCGTTCCTGGCCGGGCCGCGCCTGCTGGACTGGGCCAGCTCGCCACCGCACCTGCAGTTCAACAAGTTCGTGCTGACGGGCTACCGGCCGGCCAGCAGCGGCTGCGGCTGTCTGCGCAGCCTCTTCTACCTGCACAACGAGCTGGGCAACATCTACACGCACGGTGAGCCGCGCCCCGCATCCCACACCCGCGGCAGCCCTGCCCGAGCCTG
It encodes:
- the KREMEN2 gene encoding kremen protein 2 isoform X2, with the translated sequence MDRALASATSLWLGVMDTRPPWGLLLLLLFLPLLPPRGASAGSLHSPGLSECFQVNGADYRGHQNRTGPRGAGRPCLFWDQTQQHSYSSASDPQGRWGLGPHNFCRNPDGDVQPWCYVAETEEGIYWRYCDIPTCHMPGYLGCFVDSGAPPALSGPSGTSTKLTVQVCLRFCRMKGYQLAGVEAGYACFCGSESDLDRGRPAPATDCDQICFGHPGQLCGGDGRLGIYEVSVGSCQGNWTAPQGVVYSPDFPDEYGPDRNCSWALSPPGAALELTFRLFELADPRDRLELRDAASGSLLRAFDGARPPPPGPLRLRAAELLLTFRSDARGHAQGFALTYRGLQDAADDPEPKGSAQTPAAPPDWANVSCSPRPGAPEAAMGGAVCWLREKVPQRWGLPGAPGEAGLCGTAGLEGWPCPALPATLRLWV
- the KREMEN2 gene encoding kremen protein 2 isoform X1, which produces MDRALASATSLWLGVMDTRPPWGLLLLLLFLPLLPPRGASAGSLHSPGLSECFQVNGADYRGHQNRTGPRGAGRPCLFWDQTQQHSYSSASDPQGRWGLGPHNFCRNPDGDVQPWCYVAETEEGIYWRYCDIPTCHMPGYLGCFVDSGAPPALSGPSGTSTKLTVQVCLRFCRMKGYQLAGVEAGYACFCGSESDLDRGRPAPATDCDQICFGHPGQLCGGDGRLGIYEVSVGSCQGNWTAPQGVVYSPDFPDEYGPDRNCSWALSPPGAALELTFRLFELADPRDRLELRDAASGSLLRAFDGARPPPPGPLRLRAAELLLTFRSDARGHAQGFALTYRGLQDAADDPEPKGSAQTPAAPPDWANVSCSPRPGAPEAAMGARVFSTVTAISVLLLLLLSLLRLLRRRSCLLAPGKGPPALGPSRGPGRSWAVWYRRPRGVALPCPPGDSQAVGLAASYRPLSASSQSSLRSLISAL